From Solibacillus isronensis, the proteins below share one genomic window:
- a CDS encoding peptide chain release factor 3 gives MTLEQDILSRRTFAIISHPDAGKTTITEKLLLFGGAIRDAGTVKGKKSGKFATSDWMEIEKQRGISVTSSVMQFDYSGCRVNILDTPGHQDFSEDTYRTLMAVDSAVMVVDAAKGIEAQTLKLFKVCKMRGIPIFTFINKLDRQGKEPLELIEELEEVLGINAYPMNWPIGMGKEFLGIYDRYNKRIEQFRVEEGDRYLPLDEEGHLAIDNDMKKTSYYSQAIDDIELLNEAGNEYSEDKIARGELTPVFFGSALTNFGVQTFLDTYLKFAPIPQPRITEEEQFIDPVDHGEFSGFIFKIQANMNPAHRDRIAFVRIVSGKFERGMNMTLSRTGKSFKVTQSTQFLADDRETVNEAVAGDIIGLYDTGTYQIGDTVVGGKKTFNFEKLPQFTPEIFMKVSAKNVMKGKQFQKGVLQLVQEGAIQYFKTLHTEEVILGAVGQLQFEVFQHRMINEYNVDVIMQPIGSKIARWIENEEDVKDSMHSQRSMLVKDRFDNRVFLFENEFAMRWFSEKNENIHLYSLL, from the coding sequence ATGACTTTAGAACAAGATATATTATCGCGTCGTACATTCGCCATCATCAGTCACCCGGATGCTGGTAAAACGACGATTACAGAAAAACTACTATTATTCGGTGGTGCGATTCGTGACGCAGGAACAGTAAAAGGAAAGAAGTCAGGAAAGTTTGCGACATCTGACTGGATGGAAATCGAGAAACAACGTGGGATTTCGGTTACCTCTTCTGTTATGCAGTTCGATTATTCAGGCTGCCGTGTAAACATTCTGGATACACCGGGACACCAAGACTTCTCGGAAGATACGTACCGTACGTTAATGGCTGTAGACTCGGCTGTCATGGTAGTCGATGCGGCTAAAGGGATTGAGGCCCAAACATTAAAGCTATTCAAAGTTTGTAAAATGCGCGGTATTCCGATTTTTACTTTTATCAACAAATTGGACCGTCAAGGGAAAGAGCCACTAGAGCTTATTGAAGAATTGGAAGAAGTGCTTGGTATTAATGCATATCCAATGAACTGGCCGATCGGTATGGGGAAAGAGTTCCTAGGAATTTACGATCGTTACAACAAACGTATCGAGCAATTCCGTGTAGAAGAAGGCGACCGCTACTTACCGCTTGATGAAGAAGGGCATTTAGCCATTGATAACGATATGAAAAAAACATCGTATTATTCACAGGCTATTGACGATATCGAACTTCTGAATGAAGCTGGCAATGAGTATTCGGAAGATAAAATTGCACGTGGTGAATTGACACCGGTATTCTTCGGTTCGGCATTAACGAACTTCGGTGTTCAAACATTCCTTGATACGTATTTAAAATTTGCACCGATTCCTCAGCCTCGTATTACGGAAGAGGAGCAATTTATCGATCCTGTAGACCATGGCGAATTTTCTGGTTTCATTTTTAAAATTCAAGCGAATATGAACCCGGCACACCGCGACCGTATTGCATTCGTGCGTATTGTATCGGGTAAATTTGAGCGTGGTATGAACATGACACTTTCACGTACAGGTAAATCTTTCAAAGTGACACAGTCAACACAATTCCTTGCAGATGATCGTGAAACAGTAAATGAAGCGGTTGCCGGTGACATTATCGGTCTTTATGATACAGGTACGTATCAAATTGGGGATACAGTAGTCGGCGGTAAGAAAACATTCAACTTTGAAAAATTACCTCAATTCACACCTGAAATTTTCATGAAAGTTTCGGCGAAAAACGTAATGAAAGGGAAGCAATTCCAAAAAGGCGTTCTGCAATTAGTTCAAGAAGGCGCAATTCAGTACTTCAAAACTCTGCATACTGAAGAAGTAATCCTTGGTGCGGTTGGTCAATTACAGTTTGAAGTATTCCAGCACCGAATGATTAACGAATACAATGTAGATGTAATTATGCAGCCGATTGGCAGCAAGATTGCACGTTGGATTGAAAACGAAGAAGATGTGAAAGATTCAATGCATTCTCAACGTTCTATGCTTGTTAAAGACCGTTTCGATAATAGAGTATTCTTATTCGAAAACGAATTTGCGATGCGCTGGTTCTCTGAGAAAAACGAAAATATTCATTTATACAGCTTGTTATAA
- a CDS encoding imelysin family protein, giving the protein MKNSKKLMTALLAVSVLAACGQKEEEKIAEPVEQQETTIDVSAEAEQFKSLLAGQMDSFVTDTELLASAIKEGKLEDAQKLYPLVTMYYERLQPLTPSFQELDEKINGDIVEGKETDTAGFQRIAYGLFAEKKTAGYEKIADELVANVKSLQADFATIDVTENNVLASAVTMFQDMTNTRLTSPSIAGNEVYAVKAQTEAAEDLMEVFVPRVSTESADAASKAITALNEIVAYYEVGKEDYVNYTLFTTKQEQELITAVKNVEKALQQMNDSIK; this is encoded by the coding sequence ATGAAAAACAGTAAAAAATTAATGACTGCTTTACTTGCTGTTTCTGTATTGGCAGCATGTGGGCAAAAAGAAGAAGAAAAAATAGCAGAGCCTGTAGAACAGCAGGAAACAACGATTGATGTCAGTGCAGAAGCAGAGCAGTTTAAATCGCTTTTAGCAGGGCAAATGGACAGCTTTGTAACAGATACTGAGCTTTTAGCAAGTGCTATTAAAGAAGGTAAGCTGGAAGACGCACAGAAGCTGTATCCGTTAGTAACGATGTATTATGAAAGACTACAACCGCTAACTCCGAGTTTCCAGGAGCTTGACGAAAAAATAAACGGTGACATTGTTGAAGGAAAAGAAACGGACACAGCAGGCTTTCAACGTATAGCATATGGATTATTTGCTGAAAAGAAGACAGCAGGTTATGAAAAAATAGCTGATGAACTTGTTGCAAATGTAAAATCACTTCAAGCTGATTTTGCGACAATTGATGTGACGGAAAATAATGTACTTGCTTCAGCTGTAACTATGTTTCAGGATATGACCAATACCAGACTTACTTCACCGAGCATTGCAGGAAATGAAGTATATGCAGTGAAAGCACAAACAGAAGCAGCCGAAGATTTAATGGAAGTTTTTGTACCACGTGTTTCAACTGAAAGTGCGGATGCTGCATCAAAAGCAATTACAGCATTAAATGAAATTGTAGCGTACTACGAAGTGGGAAAGGAAGATTACGTAAACTATACTCTCTTTACGACAAAACAAGAGCAGGAACTCATTACAGCAGTAAAAAATGTCGAAAAGGCATTACAGCAAATGAATGATTCGATTAAATAA
- a CDS encoding two-component system sensor histidine kinase NtrB, with translation MQQHEILNKRNLLMVITYFFSTLIFTTVIITQLFKHPYSFLVISIGSCIILIALYYLKTPPKVLQIILICTWHIIVFLFNYQNVNIISFYTFIWVIAILTIYRSYIISIINIVLVFIEIFILNKLSMIPYHSFKSEDHLLLFSFLIAVCIMSIGQSLLIKQIWLKLEKNAIDREYYLNSKHAYLHLFFEQANDAIAVFDLEDRVIAVNPAFEKLYGWSKEEALGRVLPLIPPENEEESKQRKVDLMLGKKYRLHETTDMRKDGTFFDAQISLSPILSPHGNIIGSSVISRDISYIKENENLILQSEKLKLVGELAAGVAHEIRNPMTVISGYVQMMNEDPDSPYYEYTKLIQNETERIELILSEFLVLSKPQANQYAPINLAEALSEVVQFLQYEFQSKAISLKIINEFLNITILGNKNQLKQVFINLFKNAIEAIIEDGSITLQVCKSKDEKDIYIQIIDTGCGIPQNVLNRIFEPFYTTKTNGTGLGMMIIHKIVQDHQGTIQIKSKQHVGTEILLTFPIMTE, from the coding sequence ATGCAGCAACATGAAATTCTGAATAAGCGAAATTTGCTTATGGTTATTACTTATTTTTTCTCAACGCTTATTTTTACTACTGTCATTATTACACAGCTGTTCAAGCATCCTTATTCATTTTTAGTTATTAGCATTGGAAGTTGCATTATACTCATTGCTTTGTATTATTTAAAAACGCCTCCAAAAGTACTTCAAATTATTTTGATTTGTACATGGCATATAATCGTATTCCTATTCAACTATCAAAATGTAAATATAATTTCGTTTTATACTTTTATCTGGGTTATAGCGATTTTAACAATTTACCGTTCATATATTATTTCCATCATCAACATAGTACTAGTCTTCATTGAAATTTTTATATTAAATAAATTATCAATGATACCCTATCATAGTTTTAAATCTGAAGATCATCTTTTACTCTTCAGCTTTCTAATTGCTGTCTGCATTATGAGTATTGGTCAAAGCCTTTTAATAAAACAGATTTGGTTAAAGCTTGAGAAAAATGCAATCGACCGTGAATATTATCTGAATTCCAAACATGCATACTTACATTTGTTTTTCGAACAGGCTAATGATGCAATTGCTGTCTTCGATTTGGAGGACCGTGTTATTGCGGTCAATCCTGCATTTGAGAAATTGTATGGTTGGTCTAAGGAGGAAGCATTAGGGCGTGTTTTACCGCTCATTCCCCCAGAAAATGAGGAAGAGTCAAAGCAAAGGAAAGTAGATTTGATGCTCGGAAAAAAATATCGTCTGCATGAAACGACCGATATGAGAAAAGACGGCACTTTTTTTGATGCACAAATTTCATTGTCGCCTATTTTAAGTCCGCATGGTAACATTATCGGATCGTCTGTCATTTCGCGAGACATATCCTATATTAAAGAAAATGAAAATCTGATTTTACAATCGGAAAAGTTAAAGCTTGTCGGCGAGCTTGCTGCGGGTGTAGCCCATGAAATCCGCAATCCGATGACGGTCATTTCCGGCTATGTACAAATGATGAATGAAGATCCTGATTCACCTTACTATGAGTATACAAAGCTCATTCAAAATGAAACAGAGCGAATCGAATTAATTTTATCGGAGTTTCTTGTATTATCTAAACCTCAAGCAAACCAATATGCCCCAATTAATTTGGCGGAAGCTTTATCGGAAGTCGTCCAGTTTCTTCAATATGAGTTCCAGTCAAAAGCAATTTCCTTGAAAATTATTAACGAATTTTTAAACATTACAATTTTAGGAAATAAAAATCAACTAAAGCAAGTATTTATAAATTTATTTAAAAACGCGATTGAAGCGATTATTGAAGATGGTTCTATTACATTACAAGTATGCAAAAGTAAAGATGAGAAGGATATTTATATCCAGATTATTGATACTGGATGCGGTATTCCACAAAATGTACTGAATCGGATATTTGAGCCTTTCTATACGACAAAAACAAATGGAACAGGGCTCGGCATGATGATTATCCATAAAATTGTACAAGATCATCAAGGGACCATCCAAATTAAAAGTAAACAGCATGTCGGTACTGAAATATTATTAACATTTCCGATCATGACAGAATAA
- a CDS encoding FecCD family ABC transporter permease — MTKKIFSFIAVTVLLVITIIYAATTGSIKMSFIDFITNFFNADNADMAAIKDLRFPRIIVAIFAGAALSVAGVLLQAIMRNPLADAGFIGISAGAAFTKLFIVSFVPTLFFFTPLAAFIGGALACFFVFLLSWKSGLNPLKLILVGIAINAMFSGLTEAMISFGASATGAITSNLSLKTWDDVTLIVTYGSIGLLLAFILYASCNVLVLSDKTAKSVGFNVTGARILIATVAVMLAASSVVVAGVISFVGILVPHIARRLVGFDHKVLIPFTALLGAFIILLADTLGRTMFSPMEVPASTIMAIIGGPFLIFLLRKE, encoded by the coding sequence GTGACCAAAAAAATTTTTAGCTTTATCGCTGTCACTGTATTGCTTGTTATAACAATCATTTACGCAGCGACAACAGGAAGTATAAAGATGTCGTTTATCGACTTTATCACGAATTTCTTCAATGCCGATAATGCGGATATGGCAGCGATTAAAGATTTGCGTTTCCCAAGAATCATCGTAGCGATATTTGCCGGAGCGGCTTTATCGGTTGCCGGTGTTTTATTGCAGGCAATTATGCGAAATCCATTAGCGGATGCCGGGTTCATCGGAATATCCGCGGGGGCTGCATTTACAAAATTATTTATCGTAAGCTTTGTACCGACACTATTTTTCTTCACACCACTAGCAGCATTTATCGGAGGAGCGCTCGCATGTTTCTTTGTTTTCCTGCTTTCCTGGAAGTCAGGGCTGAATCCATTAAAGTTAATTTTGGTCGGGATTGCGATCAATGCCATGTTCTCTGGGCTTACAGAAGCGATGATCAGCTTTGGTGCTTCGGCAACAGGTGCGATTACATCAAATCTTTCCTTAAAAACTTGGGATGATGTAACGCTGATTGTTACATATGGTTCTATTGGTTTACTTCTTGCTTTTATTTTATACGCTTCATGTAATGTGCTCGTGTTATCTGATAAAACCGCAAAAAGTGTCGGTTTTAATGTAACAGGTGCACGCATACTCATTGCGACGGTTGCTGTAATGTTAGCAGCTTCATCTGTTGTAGTGGCAGGGGTCATTTCATTTGTCGGAATTTTAGTGCCGCATATCGCACGTCGACTTGTCGGTTTTGATCATAAAGTGTTAATTCCGTTTACGGCACTACTGGGCGCATTTATTATATTATTGGCCGATACACTTGGACGTACAATGTTCAGCCCGATGGAAGTACCGGCATCAACGATTATGGCCATTATCGGAGGACCATTCCTCATATTCCTACTTAGAAAAGAGTGA
- a CDS encoding VanZ family protein, which produces MLVFFFYSVSIFSQTIIPNFQISNGQIIFDTSTAYVRSNFTPLQTILLYYDQLNGPLANIAFYNLAGNIVLFIPFGFFIPLLWKKYRGWRIMHIVAFAIPLFIEGTQYFIGRSIDVDDVLLNAIAIVIGFMLFKIFRRLRKMSTPK; this is translated from the coding sequence ATGCTCGTATTCTTCTTTTACAGTGTCAGTATTTTTTCACAAACGATTATCCCTAACTTCCAAATCTCGAATGGACAGATCATTTTTGATACTTCGACCGCATATGTGCGCAGCAATTTTACCCCATTACAAACAATTTTGCTGTATTATGACCAATTGAATGGACCATTGGCAAATATCGCATTTTATAATTTGGCAGGCAATATTGTCTTGTTTATTCCTTTTGGCTTCTTTATTCCGCTATTATGGAAAAAGTACAGAGGATGGCGCATCATGCATATCGTTGCATTTGCCATCCCATTATTTATTGAAGGGACACAATATTTTATTGGTCGTAGTATTGATGTCGATGATGTATTATTAAATGCAATCGCCATTGTAATCGGCTTTATGCTCTTCAAAATATTTCGGAGATTACGTAAAATGAGCACGCCAAAGTAA
- a CDS encoding UDP-N-acetylmuramoyl-L-alanyl-D-glutamate--2,6-diaminopimelate ligase has translation MYAEELLSTLMQKKVVGQLPKLITDIAIDSRSVQPNSLFICIKGFTVDGHDYAQKAVDAGATVIVTERLLQLDGEIAQIIVKNTTRTLGILAAKFFDYPSKDIMMIGVTGTNGKTSVSGIIHNILIGLGEKSALSGTIGFNLNGVLYESANTTSDSLNTQQMIFRAKSEGCRAMVMEVSSHGLALGRLAGVDYDVAVFTNLTHDHLDFHGTMENYGNTKGLLFSQLGQDLEKNKHVVLNADDPWSERYAEMTPYPIWTYGLHNNAIFRAVNCNYENGMTQFDMETPEGTFPVSMHLLGEFNIYNVLAATAVFYARGFPIDVIIEQIEMLPPVKGRMEKVDSDLPIQMFIDYAHTPDAIEKAINAAMPYKKPENKLIFLVGTGGGRDKTKRPTMAEKASVADYVVLTTDDPRYEEFDSITGDLAKGMKHKNYACIGDRAEAVRHAVSVANPGDIIIFAGKGHEDYQIIENTKYPHSDAKIAIEAGKLKFV, from the coding sequence ATGTATGCAGAAGAACTTTTAAGTACACTGATGCAAAAAAAAGTTGTAGGTCAATTACCGAAACTGATTACCGATATTGCGATTGACTCGCGCAGTGTACAGCCAAACAGTTTATTTATTTGTATAAAAGGTTTTACGGTGGACGGGCATGACTATGCTCAAAAGGCAGTTGATGCAGGTGCAACTGTAATCGTTACGGAACGTCTATTACAATTAGATGGAGAAATTGCACAAATAATCGTAAAAAATACGACTCGTACACTTGGAATTTTAGCGGCAAAGTTTTTTGATTATCCATCGAAGGATATTATGATGATTGGAGTAACAGGTACAAACGGGAAAACAAGTGTATCTGGAATTATCCACAATATATTAATCGGACTTGGCGAAAAATCGGCATTGTCGGGAACAATCGGCTTCAATTTAAATGGAGTGCTATATGAATCGGCAAATACGACAAGTGATTCATTAAATACACAACAGATGATTTTCCGTGCTAAAAGCGAGGGCTGCCGTGCAATGGTGATGGAGGTTTCGTCACATGGTTTAGCGTTAGGCCGTTTAGCAGGTGTTGATTATGATGTGGCGGTATTTACGAATTTAACGCATGACCATTTAGATTTCCACGGTACGATGGAAAACTACGGCAACACAAAAGGTTTGCTGTTTTCTCAACTTGGACAAGACTTGGAGAAGAACAAGCATGTCGTTTTAAATGCTGATGATCCATGGTCTGAGCGCTATGCGGAAATGACACCATATCCAATTTGGACTTATGGATTGCATAATAATGCGATTTTCCGTGCAGTAAACTGCAATTATGAAAATGGAATGACGCAATTTGATATGGAAACACCGGAGGGTACATTCCCGGTATCAATGCATTTACTAGGTGAATTCAATATTTACAATGTCCTTGCAGCAACAGCCGTATTTTATGCTCGCGGTTTCCCGATTGATGTCATTATTGAACAAATTGAAATGCTGCCGCCGGTGAAAGGGCGTATGGAGAAAGTAGATTCAGATTTACCGATTCAAATGTTCATCGACTATGCACATACACCGGATGCAATTGAAAAGGCGATCAATGCGGCAATGCCATATAAAAAACCGGAAAATAAATTGATTTTCCTTGTTGGTACAGGTGGCGGACGCGATAAAACGAAACGTCCGACGATGGCAGAAAAAGCATCTGTTGCAGATTATGTTGTCCTGACGACGGATGATCCGCGCTATGAGGAATTTGACAGTATTACGGGTGATTTGGCGAAAGGTATGAAACATAAAAATTATGCCTGTATCGGTGACCGTGCGGAAGCTGTTAGACATGCAGTAAGCGTAGCAAATCCTGGTGATATTATTATTTTCGCAGGAAAAGGTCATGAGGATTACCAAATTATCGAAAATACGAAATATCCGCATAGTGATGCGAAAATTGCGATTGAAGCTGGAAAGTTAAAATTTGTATAG
- the srtB gene encoding class B sortase — MRKIVQILSGIVMIICAGIIIRYFFSYEKVEKELENAQQIVEQSELAELQQQNDHIIGWLTLEDTRLNNPVLQRDNNEFYLTHNYSDEKSRGGSIFADFRNEVMEDRHTIFYGHVLRNGTMFGDLPKFSEQAYAEAHPVFYYETNDKRYALHVFAAYETTTDFYYIETQFTDYTYTQFLEEVQRRSDINLPVHVTATDKIVTLSTCTTSQNDKERFVVHAKVVELENKR; from the coding sequence ATGCGTAAAATTGTTCAAATTTTAAGCGGCATCGTGATGATTATTTGTGCAGGGATTATTATCCGTTATTTTTTTAGCTATGAGAAAGTGGAAAAAGAGCTTGAAAATGCTCAGCAAATTGTCGAACAAAGTGAGCTTGCCGAACTTCAACAGCAAAACGATCATATTATCGGCTGGCTCACACTGGAGGATACCCGTCTTAATAATCCTGTTCTGCAAAGGGATAATAACGAATTTTACTTAACTCATAATTATTCGGACGAGAAAAGTCGCGGCGGGAGCATATTTGCCGATTTTCGAAATGAGGTAATGGAAGACCGGCATACGATTTTTTACGGGCATGTTTTACGCAATGGTACGATGTTCGGAGATTTGCCTAAGTTTAGCGAGCAGGCATATGCAGAAGCCCATCCTGTTTTTTACTATGAAACAAATGACAAGCGCTATGCATTGCATGTGTTTGCCGCCTATGAAACAACGACCGACTTTTATTATATCGAAACACAATTTACAGACTACACGTATACGCAGTTTTTAGAGGAAGTTCAGCGACGTTCCGATATAAATTTGCCAGTTCACGTAACGGCTACCGATAAAATCGTTACATTGTCGACATGCACGACATCCCAAAATGACAAAGAGCGTTTCGTCGTTCATGCAAAAGTAGTCGAACTAGAAAATAAGAGGTGA
- the isdE gene encoding heme ABC transporter substrate-binding protein IsdE, with protein MKKWLIGLALSMAVLAGCGNSEQKAASSTNGDVNTASEQAPVVEEEHRIIAGTVVIAQILDRLDLDAVAIPDTVKDLPARFDDLPNIGNAMDPDAEIIKSLNPTEVLSASTLEYDLKDKFEQLKIPVDFVDLTSIESMIGEITALGERYNRVNEAKALNDELQAEIDAVEVAASNEEKPRVLILLGVPGSYLVATENSYAGDLVRLAGGENVMAGQDAEYLPSNTEHLYSSNPDIILRLSHGMPAEVIEMFDEEFAKNDVWKHFNAVKNGQVYDLEEELFGTTAALNVPEALNELVEIFYP; from the coding sequence ATGAAGAAGTGGTTAATCGGACTCGCATTGAGTATGGCGGTACTTGCGGGATGCGGAAATAGTGAACAGAAAGCAGCGTCATCCACTAACGGAGATGTTAACACTGCATCAGAACAGGCCCCGGTTGTTGAAGAGGAGCATCGTATTATCGCTGGAACAGTAGTCATTGCACAAATTCTGGACCGGCTGGATCTTGATGCGGTCGCAATTCCGGATACGGTGAAGGATTTACCGGCACGATTTGACGATCTGCCGAATATCGGGAATGCGATGGATCCGGATGCGGAAATTATTAAATCGCTCAATCCTACTGAAGTGCTGTCCGCGTCAACATTGGAATACGATTTAAAGGATAAATTTGAGCAATTGAAAATTCCGGTCGATTTTGTTGATTTAACAAGTATTGAATCGATGATAGGCGAAATTACAGCACTTGGTGAACGCTACAACCGTGTGAACGAGGCAAAAGCTTTAAATGATGAATTACAGGCAGAAATTGATGCGGTAGAGGTTGCAGCAAGTAATGAAGAAAAGCCTCGCGTACTCATTTTACTTGGAGTGCCTGGCAGTTATTTAGTGGCGACGGAAAATTCATATGCAGGTGATTTAGTACGTCTTGCAGGTGGTGAAAACGTTATGGCTGGTCAGGATGCAGAATACTTGCCATCCAATACAGAACATTTATATTCATCAAACCCTGATATCATTTTACGTTTATCGCACGGTATGCCGGCTGAAGTTATTGAAATGTTTGATGAGGAATTTGCCAAAAATGATGTTTGGAAACATTTTAATGCTGTCAAAAATGGACAAGTATATGATTTAGAAGAAGAACTATTTGGGACGACTGCCGCATTGAATGTACCGGAAGCTCTCAATGAGTTAGTAGAAATATTTTATCCATAA
- a CDS encoding ABC transporter ATP-binding protein, protein MEIKQVVVSHDGTTRHLNAVSTAIPKGKVTTIIGPNGCGKSTLLSVMSRNNKPLEGQAMLENRDLVEYKPKEFAKKLAIVYQQNDIPSDLTVEKLVMYGRMPHTSLFKKRAEEDEEAVTWALTCTNLLEKRHNDLSALSGGERQRVWIAMALAQKSEILCLDEPTTYLDIYYQLELLELVKQLNEQYGLTIVMVLHDINQAIRYSEHIILMKAGTIIAEGAPRDVITKEVIKEVYGVNSVFHEDEQLGLYMMPLSI, encoded by the coding sequence ATGGAAATTAAACAAGTAGTCGTTTCCCATGACGGGACGACCCGTCATTTAAATGCAGTATCGACTGCTATTCCAAAAGGGAAAGTGACGACAATTATAGGACCGAATGGCTGCGGAAAATCCACCTTGCTAAGTGTCATGTCACGAAACAACAAACCGCTCGAAGGTCAGGCGATGCTCGAAAATCGGGACTTGGTGGAATATAAGCCGAAAGAGTTTGCGAAGAAATTGGCGATTGTATATCAGCAAAACGATATTCCATCAGATTTGACGGTGGAGAAGCTTGTTATGTACGGACGGATGCCGCATACTTCATTATTCAAAAAGAGAGCGGAAGAGGATGAGGAGGCAGTTACATGGGCGCTTACTTGTACGAACCTGCTTGAAAAACGGCATAATGATTTATCGGCACTATCCGGTGGGGAACGCCAGCGTGTATGGATTGCAATGGCACTTGCACAAAAGTCTGAAATACTGTGCTTGGACGAGCCGACAACGTACTTGGATATATACTATCAGCTGGAACTGCTGGAGCTCGTAAAGCAGCTGAATGAACAGTACGGCTTGACGATTGTTATGGTGCTACACGACATTAATCAGGCGATTCGTTACAGCGAACACATTATTTTGATGAAAGCCGGTACAATTATCGCTGAAGGTGCACCACGAGATGTTATTACAAAAGAAGTAATTAAGGAAGTATACGGGGTCAATTCCGTGTTTCATGAAGATGAGCAGCTCGGGTTATATATGATGCCGTTAAGTATTTAA
- a CDS encoding aldehyde dehydrogenase, producing the protein MNFTANDVEQMIENQRAFYFTGATKDVEFRKEQLVKLKETIKKYEEQVIEALALDLRKSEFEAFTTEIGIVYDSISYFLKNINSWMEPQPVKTPLHFQPAKSYVVREPYGVTLIIGPFNYPFQLIMEPLIGAIIGGNTAIVKPSESAENTAFIVKKILEEVFSPEYVRVVEGEKDEVTALIHASFDYIFFTGSVAVGKVVAKAAAERLTPIALELGGKSPAIVDQTADLDVAAKRIVWGKFNNTGQTCVAPDYVLVHTSVAKKFTRLLKKAIKEFYGDDPQQSPDYGRIINERQFDRLQTILDNERDTVTFGGRTDREDLYMEPTVLENITWNRPSMEDELFGPILPVMTYENLPRAIHEIRQLPKPLSAYLFSENEKAIAYFLEELPFGGGCINDVITHVGNTHLPFGGVGPSGVKAYHGKASFENFTHPKSIMHRSNKLANSLLYPPYKQKVKLVRTIMK; encoded by the coding sequence ATGAATTTTACTGCAAATGATGTTGAACAAATGATTGAGAATCAACGCGCTTTTTATTTTACGGGCGCTACAAAAGATGTGGAATTTCGTAAAGAACAGCTTGTAAAATTAAAAGAAACAATAAAAAAATATGAAGAACAAGTAATAGAAGCTTTAGCATTGGATTTAAGAAAAAGCGAGTTTGAAGCATTCACAACTGAAATCGGTATTGTTTATGATAGTATTTCCTATTTTTTAAAAAATATAAATAGCTGGATGGAACCACAGCCTGTCAAAACTCCGCTTCATTTCCAGCCCGCAAAAAGCTATGTTGTACGTGAACCATATGGAGTGACATTAATTATTGGACCATTCAACTATCCATTCCAATTGATTATGGAGCCATTGATCGGGGCGATTATCGGAGGAAATACAGCAATCGTAAAGCCATCGGAATCTGCCGAAAATACAGCATTTATTGTGAAGAAAATTCTGGAAGAAGTATTCTCTCCTGAATATGTACGTGTTGTAGAAGGTGAAAAGGATGAAGTAACAGCATTAATTCACGCATCTTTTGATTATATATTCTTTACGGGAAGTGTGGCGGTTGGAAAGGTTGTTGCAAAAGCAGCAGCAGAACGTCTTACACCGATTGCATTGGAATTGGGTGGAAAGAGTCCGGCAATTGTCGACCAGACAGCAGATTTGGATGTAGCGGCGAAGCGGATTGTATGGGGGAAATTCAATAATACAGGCCAAACATGTGTGGCGCCAGATTATGTTCTTGTCCATACAAGCGTTGCGAAAAAGTTTACGCGACTTCTTAAGAAAGCAATTAAAGAATTTTACGGTGATGATCCACAGCAAAGTCCGGACTACGGGCGTATTATTAATGAACGCCAATTCGACCGTCTACAGACTATTTTAGATAATGAACGGGATACTGTCACATTTGGCGGGCGAACTGACCGTGAAGATTTATATATGGAACCGACCGTGCTGGAAAATATTACGTGGAATAGACCTTCCATGGAAGACGAGCTGTTTGGACCAATTTTACCGGTTATGACATATGAAAATTTACCAAGAGCAATTCATGAAATTCGTCAATTGCCAAAACCATTAAGTGCCTATTTGTTCTCGGAAAATGAAAAAGCCATCGCATACTTTCTAGAAGAGCTTCCGTTTGGCGGAGGCTGTATAAATGATGTTATTACACATGTCGGCAATACTCATTTACCGTTTGGCGGAGTAGGACCTTCAGGTGTGAAAGCATACCACGGGAAAGCAAGTTTCGAAAACTTCACACACCCGAAATCGATTATGCACCGTTCTAATAAACTGGCAAATAGTTTACTATATCCCCCGTATAAACAAAAAGTAAAGCTTGTTCGAACAATTATGAAATAA